A stretch of DNA from Apis cerana isolate GH-2021 linkage group LG8, AcerK_1.0, whole genome shotgun sequence:
aatatttaattttattaaagttattataatcGAATACTTATATAcatgaacaattttattatatatacatatatatataaatatatatacactgaatttatataaatctaatagataggaagaaaaaaagtaaaaaaataagatataaggTATAAATATAGCATAAATagtaaaagaagataaaaaatatataaatatatcaatacatcaatagaaaattattatttaaactataactataatgaattataattttctaaatatattcgaataataatataatattgaatatttaataatattaaattacaaaacttATAAagcttttttgtaattttaaataagtagtTCACTGTTGTGGAGATAGCCTAGATGCATCTAACAACGTCGTTAGAGAAACTATAACTGatgaagagaaaggaagaatgaataaagaaaagaagagagttCGTTGACCGTCAAAGAGAAGTCAGGAGCATGACTGTAACCGTGACTGTGATCGTAATCCTGATCGCATCGTGATCGTAACCATGACCGACTTGCTTTTACAGATCCTTAGAAAGTCTTGTATGTGTTCGCGAGAATaggtaagtaaatatatatatatatatatatatatatatactatttatatatatatatttacttacatttttatgaatattatatagtttatatatcatatacatataatctttatacgatttatatatataaaatatattatataaataaatatataaatatgatattataaaatatataaatatacaagaaaaatatatgtaaacatATTTACAAGTACAAAAGAaatcgtaatatataatagatttatttagcTTATCacattttcatatatcttatataattattctaaaaaaaatttgaatttaattaatcaatcaagatatatatttttttttataaataaatattcttctaattctaaataacataattttaatagtataaaaatttattgaaatatattcttttttatttacatatcttgtaatataaatgtaaaaattgaattattaaagcaataatattataaataaaaaataatattaatatattatattattataataataatattataaataaaaaataaaaagtttatgattagtaataaaatttaattacaaaactttttaatgacatttaatattttaaaataactcatatattatatttatctttattactttatttaaatataaaattattttatttttttatacataatttatttcagtttcaattataataaataattacaaattatatattgtaaaaattaataactaattttttattataagaaattgcttttttttataaaaatatgacaaaacatttataacttaacctcaaatttattttagtttttactatgcaatacaaattatttatgtcttgttaaatttttaaaacattttttaaaaaatatttttttaaaaaaataatattataattataataaaatttaagtaattatataacataatataaaatttattgtaaagatagcaataagaataaataatgttttaaaaacaaacaatatattattttactaaaatataaatgtgatataaatgttaataatatgttaaaatgtaatattttaatcaaaataaaaaaataaattattaagaaaacagtataactaaaataaatattttattaatcataaaaattattaactataaaatgctgtatttttatttttcgcgaagaatatattttatatttgtaacaattGTTGCTCTAAGTTtgagtataataatttatcaggtatatttataattaactttataattccataatataataatgaaatgtttataaaaaattttaatgataataataaattaataatttttttgatttataaatatatgcttattaaataatattttaatattatataatttataaagataagttataagataaagaaaaaacaatttttattaaaattaacattattaacagatatatttaattcaaattggtaataaattacattattcaggtatataaaatgtatcaagtttttgatatttttataaatataaaacataaatatttaaattattgaattaaaaaatattttaattatattttttagacgTACCTGTAATTTTATGGTGGACACCTTTtggaaatgatgaaaaattacgGGACTGTGAAAATTATCAATGTTATTTCACAAGTAATCgatcttttcaatattataatcaagtaaaggtaatatactatatataaattttcatatataattataatttaacttaaatataaattctgaaaaataaagatttaaataatttcaattatttttttaaatttaaaataaagttaaatatatattacaaattgaataattattttattttgtcattcataatcattaaaattgttatgagttattaagaattaaaataattataaattagtaataatattaataaataataaataatattaataaataagaattaataaataagaattgatcaatttattattataagattaattattaaaaatttattaaatttcataatatatataaatgtaaaaattgcttgtatttgtttttaaattaattgagatCATGTTTCaagaattcatattatttttaattttcagagtTTCCTGTTTTATGGTAGCagttttcaaattaatgatttaccAAAATGGAAATCCAATGAGATTCCATGGGGTTTATTTCATGAAGAATCTCCTAGAAATAATCCAATCTTAGTCCAAGAGGAAACTCTGAATCTTTTTACATATTCCTCAACATTTAGTAGATTTAGTGATATACCTCTTACTCTTGTAGATCTACCTGGAATTACAGAATTATTaagtcaatataaaaaattaaaaatcctaaaatagtatataatgttataaaaaattatgtttttatatatagtaatataactTATTGGTTTCACaggtagaaaatattttgtatcgaCCAaacaaaaaactaaattaatgtatgaaaaaaatttagcacCATTACTTTACATACAATCTAATTGCGATACTGCAAGTAATAGAGATAATTATGTAgctgaattaatgaaatatatacatgtagaTTCATATGGTACATGTTTAAATAATGCTCAACTTAATAAaaggtaaaatattatacacacACATTCATATAtgtagatttaaatattatacacaaacgtagatttaaataaaattaatttttttttattatttgtataatgagTTAATTATaacgtattattatatagattaaaggAAAATTACCTTGAAGTATTAAATAGAgaagattttctttcattcaatGCCAATTATAAGTTTACAATAGCTTTTGAAAATGCAGTCTGTGACGATTATATCACTGAAAAATTATGGAGGCCTCTTATTGTTGGATCTATACCTGTATATTATGGATCACCATCATTTAAAgtattagttaaaatttataatgtaacaattattttataataatttataacatgatGCTTAATGTATcacattaattgatatttttttataaaaattaaaaactttctaataaatttctaataatgattatataactttctaatttcttattaaatattaaaaaatcaatcaaatattttaattttatatttaattttatttgatgaagaattaattatatgaataaaaaaaattatgtaatttttcattaaatatataaaacttatttttaaaaataaaaataacaattcaaataataattcaataaaattgattatataatataatacatatttcttcttttctcttttttttaggaTTGGCTTCCAAATAATATGTCTGCTATTTCAATACTTGATTTCAAAGATCCAAGAAGTTTAGCCAACTTTTTGTACAATCtttctaataatgaaattgaatataataaatatttatcacataaattaattgataattatgatatacataatgaaagattaaaaaaggcattaaaaaaaaataaaaaattgctatcca
This window harbors:
- the LOC107999942 gene encoding alpha-(1,3)-fucosyltransferase 10 isoform X1, coding for MLYFYFSRRIYFIFVTIVALSLSIIIYQIYLIQIGNKLHYSDVPVILWWTPFGNDEKLRDCENYQCYFTSNRSFQYYNQVKSFLFYGSSFQINDLPKWKSNEIPWGLFHEESPRNNPILVQEETLNLFTYSSTFSRFSDIPLTLVDLPGITELLSRKYFVSTKQKTKLMYEKNLAPLLYIQSNCDTASNRDNYVAELMKYIHVDSYGTCLNNAQLNKRLKENYLEVLNREDFLSFNANYKFTIAFENAVCDDYITEKLWRPLIVGSIPVYYGSPSFKVLVKIYNDWLPNNMSAISILDFKDPRSLANFLYNLSNNEIEYNKYLSHKLIDNYDIHNERLKKALKKNKKLLSNEFGNYVEEFECYVCKNIHKKKKTKIINKKHYNCPLPKNPLTNKIDYSNSWTRQWILEKCSAKILNYYLQNNLTINMENFERDKIKLYDRNEC
- the LOC107999942 gene encoding alpha-(1,3)-fucosyltransferase 10 isoform X2; the encoded protein is MLYFYFSRRIYFIFVTIVALSLSIIIYQIYLIQIGNKLHYSDVPVILWWTPFGNDEKLRDCENYQCYFTSNRSFQYYNQVKSFLFYGSSFQINDLPKWKSNEIPWGLFHEESPRNNPILVQEETLNLFTYSSTFSRFSDIPLTLVDLPGITELLSRKYFVSTKQKTKLMYEKNLAPLLYIQSNCDTASNRDNYVAELMKYIHVDSYGTCLNNAQLNKRLKENYLEVLNREDFLSFNANYKFTIAFENAVCDDYITEKLWRPLIVGSIPVYYGSPSFKDWLPNNMSAISILDFKDPRSLANFLYNLSNNEIEYNKYLSHKLIDNYDIHNERLKKALKKNKKLLSNEFGNYVEEFECYVCKNIHKKKKTKIINKKHYNCPLPKNPLTNKIDYSNSWTRQWILEKCSAKILNYYLQNNLTINMENFERDKIKLYDRNEC